Proteins from a single region of Pseudarthrobacter sp. NIBRBAC000502772:
- a CDS encoding enolase C-terminal domain-like protein, which produces MTSIISIHTQDVRFPTSLELDGSDAVNVDPDYSAAYVVIRTDAGDEGHGFVFTCGRGNEILTHAIDAYAGLLLGRDINELIYDLGGASKRLIHDSQLRWLGPEKGVTQMAAGALVSALWDIRARRENKPLWLLLSEMPAEEIVDVVDFTHIRDALSPQQALDILRAGEDGKAARIAALKVDGYPAYTTSPGWLGYSDEKLVRLSKEAAADGFSMIKLKVGGDINDDRRRMALARKAVGDLPIAIDANQRWEVSEAIEWVNQLSEFNPYWIEEPTSTDDILGHAEIRKGVAPVRVATGEAVASRIVFKQLLQAGSIDVLQLDSTRVGGVNENIANLLLAARFNVPVCPHAGGVGLCELVQHFSFFDYAAITGSQDGRMIEYVDHLHEHFAEPVRIVNGRYAAPELPGTGAEMLSASRARWEFPAGAGWLEVGDRAAVTGASVTGASVTGAGAHR; this is translated from the coding sequence ATGACCTCCATCATTTCCATCCATACCCAAGACGTGCGGTTCCCCACGTCCCTGGAGCTCGACGGTTCCGACGCGGTCAACGTTGACCCGGACTACTCCGCCGCGTACGTTGTCATCCGCACCGACGCGGGCGACGAAGGCCACGGCTTTGTGTTCACCTGCGGCCGCGGCAACGAAATCCTCACGCACGCCATTGACGCCTACGCCGGCCTGCTCCTCGGCCGGGACATCAATGAACTGATCTACGACCTCGGTGGCGCGTCGAAGCGGCTCATCCACGATTCCCAGCTGCGCTGGCTCGGCCCCGAGAAGGGCGTCACGCAGATGGCGGCCGGCGCCCTTGTCAGCGCACTCTGGGACATCCGCGCACGGCGCGAGAACAAGCCGCTGTGGCTCCTGCTCAGCGAGATGCCCGCCGAAGAAATCGTCGACGTCGTCGATTTCACCCACATCCGCGACGCGCTCAGCCCCCAGCAGGCACTGGACATCCTGCGCGCCGGCGAAGACGGCAAGGCCGCCCGGATCGCCGCCCTGAAGGTTGACGGCTACCCCGCCTACACCACCTCGCCGGGCTGGCTGGGCTACAGCGACGAGAAGCTCGTCCGGCTGAGCAAGGAAGCCGCCGCGGACGGCTTCTCCATGATCAAGCTGAAGGTGGGCGGCGACATCAATGACGACCGCCGCCGCATGGCCCTGGCCCGAAAGGCCGTGGGCGATCTCCCGATCGCCATCGACGCCAACCAGCGGTGGGAAGTCTCCGAGGCCATCGAGTGGGTCAACCAGCTCTCCGAGTTCAACCCCTACTGGATCGAAGAACCCACCAGCACGGACGACATCCTGGGCCACGCGGAGATCCGGAAGGGCGTTGCCCCCGTCCGGGTCGCCACCGGCGAGGCCGTCGCCAGCCGCATCGTGTTCAAGCAGCTGCTCCAGGCGGGTTCCATCGATGTCCTCCAGCTGGATTCCACGCGCGTGGGCGGCGTCAACGAGAACATCGCCAACCTCCTGCTCGCGGCCCGCTTCAACGTACCGGTCTGCCCGCACGCCGGCGGCGTGGGGCTGTGCGAACTCGTCCAGCACTTCTCGTTCTTCGACTACGCGGCCATCACCGGCAGCCAGGACGGCCGGATGATCGAGTACGTTGACCACCTGCACGAGCACTTCGCCGAGCCGGTCCGCATCGTCAACGGCCGCTACGCCGCCCCGGAACTCCCGGGCACCGGCGCCGAAATGCTCAGCGCCTCGCGGGCCCGCTGGGAGTTCCCCGCCGGGGCCGGATGGCTCGAAGTGGGCGACCGCGCCGCGGTGACAGGCGCCTCGGTGACGGGCGCCTCCGTGACCGGAGCCGGTGCGCACCGATGA
- a CDS encoding aldehyde dehydrogenase (NADP(+)), producing MTTTVDDLKASVDAAHAAFEKGRAADPDTRAAWLEAIAAALENDADALVETAVQETHLGEPRLRGELKRTVFQLRLFATEVRDGEHFDATIDHVDADWGMGPRPDLRRLNVPIGVVGVFGASNFPFAFSVMGGDSASALAAGCAVVHKAHDGHRNLALRTADTVIAALDAAGAPSGLFSLVTGRPAAEALVDHPAVKAIGFTGSTAGGRALFNRAAARPEPIPFFGELGGINAVFVTENAWAGRRDEIISGYAASFTMGMGQFCTKPGLLFVPAGQADGVRQVLSGALADFAAARLLSPRLHEGYRQSVQDLQGTTGVEVLVEGDFDEAPAPTVLHTTSAAVRSDPSILRQEMFGPASLVVEYGDESELLELTGLLEGQLTTTLQAEPEDDVSELAARLTDISGRVLWNGWPTGVTVSYAQHHGGPYPATTSATTSVGTAAIRRFLRPVAFQSFPEGRRPEPLQDANPWRVPQRVDGVWQRRTRQRPTRQGQTAVQTAGNEVRP from the coding sequence ATGACAACCACTGTCGATGACCTCAAGGCGAGTGTTGACGCCGCCCACGCCGCCTTCGAAAAGGGCCGCGCCGCGGACCCCGACACCCGCGCGGCCTGGCTGGAGGCGATAGCCGCCGCACTGGAGAACGACGCCGATGCGCTGGTGGAGACCGCTGTCCAGGAAACCCACCTGGGCGAGCCACGGCTCCGGGGCGAGCTCAAGCGCACGGTCTTCCAGCTCAGGCTCTTCGCCACGGAGGTCCGCGACGGCGAGCACTTCGACGCCACCATCGATCATGTGGACGCGGACTGGGGCATGGGCCCGCGGCCGGATCTGCGCCGGCTCAACGTGCCCATCGGCGTCGTGGGCGTCTTCGGGGCCTCCAACTTCCCCTTCGCCTTCAGCGTGATGGGCGGCGACAGCGCCTCGGCACTCGCCGCCGGGTGCGCCGTGGTGCACAAGGCACACGACGGGCACCGGAACCTCGCGCTCCGCACCGCCGATACCGTCATCGCAGCACTCGACGCCGCCGGAGCACCTTCCGGACTGTTCTCGCTCGTCACCGGCCGGCCTGCCGCGGAGGCCCTGGTGGACCATCCTGCCGTGAAGGCCATCGGGTTCACGGGGTCGACGGCGGGCGGCCGGGCTCTGTTCAACCGTGCCGCCGCCCGTCCCGAACCCATTCCCTTCTTCGGCGAACTGGGCGGCATCAACGCTGTGTTCGTCACCGAGAATGCCTGGGCGGGGCGGCGCGACGAAATCATCAGCGGATACGCCGCTTCATTCACGATGGGAATGGGCCAGTTCTGCACCAAGCCGGGGCTGCTGTTTGTTCCGGCTGGACAGGCCGACGGCGTCCGGCAGGTTCTGAGCGGCGCGCTGGCGGACTTTGCCGCAGCACGGCTGCTGAGCCCGCGGTTGCACGAAGGCTACCGGCAGTCCGTGCAGGATCTGCAGGGCACCACCGGCGTGGAGGTTCTTGTGGAAGGAGACTTCGACGAGGCACCGGCGCCAACCGTGCTCCACACGACGTCCGCGGCTGTCCGCAGTGATCCGTCAATCCTGCGGCAGGAAATGTTCGGGCCCGCCAGCCTCGTGGTGGAGTACGGCGACGAATCGGAACTCCTGGAACTCACCGGACTGCTGGAGGGACAGCTGACCACCACGCTCCAGGCGGAGCCGGAGGATGACGTGTCAGAACTGGCCGCACGGCTGACGGACATCAGCGGCCGGGTCCTCTGGAACGGCTGGCCCACGGGGGTCACGGTCAGCTACGCCCAGCACCACGGCGGACCGTACCCCGCCACAACATCGGCCACCACCTCCGTAGGAACGGCCGCGATCCGGCGCTTCCTCCGGCCCGTGGCCTTCCAGTCGTTCCCGGAAGGTCGCCGGCCCGAACCTCTGCAGGACGCCAATCCCTGGCGCGTTCCGCAGCGAGTGGATGGGGTGTGGCAGCGGCGCACACGGCAGCGGCCCACCCGGCAGGGACAGACTGCAGTCCAGACTGCAGGAAACGAGGTCCGGCCGTGA
- a CDS encoding fumarylacetoacetate hydrolase family protein, giving the protein MSAALDLAGASVLPDDAARALLIGRVWDVETGGPRVVAVQEHDVFDLQHLAETVSELLERPDLVAAVRAAMTLPRWKTSEIIHASLTQDASRPHFLAPVDLQVIKACGVTFVDSMIERVIEERCGGDASRAAEMRELVGRALGGSISSIRPGSPAAAEAKKVLIAEGLWSQYLEVGIGPDPEVFTKAPVLSSVGLGAGVGIPAFSSWNNPEPELVLIATSAGTVVGATLGNDVNLRDVEGRSALLLGKAKDNNASSALGPLIRLFEDGFTLETLRQEEILLRVEGEDGYSLEGRNSVSRISRPFEELVAATVGKHHQYPDGFALFTGTLFAPTQDRDHPGQGFTHHMGDTVTIRSRHLGALVNVVGPAEQLPEWSFGLRQLFGYLQAQREVHASSSKEYAS; this is encoded by the coding sequence GTGAGCGCCGCACTGGACCTCGCCGGCGCATCAGTCCTCCCGGACGACGCGGCACGGGCACTCCTGATCGGCCGGGTCTGGGACGTCGAAACCGGCGGACCACGCGTGGTCGCCGTCCAGGAGCATGACGTCTTCGACCTCCAGCATCTGGCCGAAACCGTATCCGAGCTCCTGGAACGGCCGGATCTCGTGGCGGCCGTCCGCGCCGCCATGACGCTGCCCCGGTGGAAGACCAGCGAGATCATCCACGCGTCGCTGACGCAGGACGCGTCCCGTCCGCATTTCCTGGCTCCGGTGGATCTCCAGGTCATCAAGGCCTGCGGCGTGACGTTCGTGGACAGCATGATCGAACGGGTCATCGAGGAGCGCTGCGGCGGAGACGCCAGCCGCGCGGCCGAGATGCGGGAACTGGTGGGCCGTGCACTCGGCGGCAGCATCAGCTCCATCCGGCCCGGCTCCCCCGCGGCTGCCGAAGCCAAGAAGGTGCTCATCGCCGAAGGGCTCTGGTCGCAGTACCTGGAGGTGGGGATCGGGCCGGATCCCGAGGTCTTCACAAAGGCCCCCGTGCTCTCCTCGGTGGGGCTGGGCGCGGGGGTCGGGATCCCTGCGTTCTCCTCCTGGAACAACCCGGAACCGGAGCTGGTGCTTATTGCCACCTCGGCCGGCACAGTTGTGGGCGCAACCCTGGGCAACGACGTGAACCTGCGCGACGTGGAGGGCCGGAGTGCCTTGCTGCTGGGAAAGGCGAAGGACAACAACGCGTCCAGCGCCCTGGGTCCATTGATCCGGTTGTTCGAAGACGGTTTCACCCTGGAGACGCTGCGCCAGGAGGAGATCCTGCTGCGCGTTGAAGGCGAGGACGGCTACTCGCTGGAGGGACGCAACTCCGTGTCCCGGATCAGCCGTCCGTTCGAGGAGCTCGTCGCCGCGACGGTTGGAAAGCACCACCAGTACCCGGACGGCTTCGCCCTGTTCACCGGCACGCTGTTCGCGCCGACCCAGGACAGGGACCACCCGGGACAGGGGTTCACGCACCACATGGGCGACACCGTGACCATCCGCAGCCGCCACCTCGGCGCCCTCGTGAACGTCGTGGGGCCGGCGGAACAGCTGCCGGAATGGTCGTTTGGCCTGCGGCAGCTGTTCGGCTATCTTCAGGCCCAACGCGAAGTCCACGCATCAAGCAGTAAGGAATACGCCTCATGA
- a CDS encoding fumarylacetoacetate hydrolase family protein, translating into MKFAQIGAPGAEQPVLVHGDRHYSLQSITPAINGDFLSNGGPAAAAAALAAGTLPEVTSDVVRYGAPVVRPSAVVCVGLNYAAHAAESGAQPPEHPVIFLKTPNTVSGPDDAVAIPRGATKTDWEVELGIIIGKRASYLDSPEAARDNIGGFVVVDDLSERDFQLNVSGGQWSKGKSSPGFCPTGPYLVTPDEVDAGNLRLRSWVNGEIRQDSSTADMIFDAETIVWNLSQYMVLEPGDLICTGTPEGVALSGRFPYLKAGDIVEIEIDGLGRQRHEFIA; encoded by the coding sequence ATGAAGTTCGCCCAGATTGGCGCCCCGGGCGCCGAACAGCCCGTCCTGGTCCACGGGGACCGGCACTACTCGCTCCAGAGCATCACACCGGCCATCAACGGTGACTTTCTGTCCAACGGTGGCCCCGCGGCTGCCGCCGCCGCACTGGCCGCAGGCACACTGCCGGAAGTCACCTCCGACGTCGTACGCTACGGCGCCCCGGTGGTGCGCCCGTCCGCCGTCGTCTGCGTTGGCCTGAACTACGCCGCCCACGCAGCGGAATCGGGCGCCCAGCCGCCTGAGCATCCGGTCATCTTCCTCAAGACACCCAATACGGTGAGCGGGCCGGACGATGCCGTGGCCATCCCCCGGGGAGCCACCAAGACCGACTGGGAGGTGGAGCTCGGGATCATCATCGGAAAACGCGCCTCCTACCTCGACTCCCCCGAAGCCGCCCGCGACAACATCGGCGGGTTTGTGGTGGTGGACGATCTCTCGGAGCGCGACTTCCAGCTGAACGTTTCCGGCGGCCAGTGGTCCAAGGGCAAGAGCTCACCGGGGTTCTGCCCCACGGGTCCCTACCTGGTCACCCCCGACGAGGTCGACGCCGGCAATCTGCGGCTGCGCAGCTGGGTCAACGGCGAAATCCGCCAGGATTCCTCCACGGCGGACATGATTTTCGACGCCGAGACCATCGTCTGGAACCTGAGCCAGTACATGGTGCTCGAGCCCGGCGATCTCATCTGCACCGGCACCCCCGAGGGCGTCGCGCTGTCCGGGCGGTTCCCGTACCTGAAGGCCGGCGACATTGTGGAAATCGAAATTGACGGGCTGGGGCGGCAGCGCCATGAATTCATCGCATGA
- a CDS encoding SDR family NAD(P)-dependent oxidoreductase, whose amino-acid sequence MEFEGIRAIVTGGASGIGAATTAHLTRRGAKVAVLDLNPEAASEAALSIRCDVADDASVRAAVERVAREFGGIDVVVNNAGIGAQGTVADNDDAEWQRVLDVNVIGAVRVSRAALPHLRQSPAAAIVNTSSIAATAGLPARALYAATKGAIRALTLSMAADHVREGIRVNCVNPGTADTPWINRLLSQADDPAAERAALEARQPHGRLVAPEEVAAAIAYLASPLAGSTTGTELAVDGGMQAVRLRPVE is encoded by the coding sequence ATGGAGTTTGAAGGCATCCGTGCCATCGTCACCGGCGGGGCATCCGGCATCGGAGCGGCCACAACAGCGCATCTGACCCGGCGCGGGGCGAAGGTGGCGGTGCTGGATCTGAATCCCGAGGCAGCGTCCGAAGCGGCGCTGTCGATTCGATGCGATGTGGCCGATGACGCTTCGGTGCGTGCCGCCGTCGAACGCGTTGCCCGGGAATTCGGGGGGATCGACGTCGTGGTCAACAACGCAGGCATTGGAGCCCAGGGCACCGTTGCGGACAATGACGACGCCGAGTGGCAGCGCGTTCTGGACGTCAACGTGATCGGCGCGGTGCGGGTGAGCCGTGCCGCCCTGCCCCATCTCCGGCAGTCCCCCGCCGCCGCGATCGTCAACACGTCCTCCATCGCCGCCACGGCCGGGCTGCCCGCCCGCGCACTCTACGCGGCCACCAAGGGCGCCATCCGGGCGCTGACGCTCAGCATGGCGGCCGATCACGTCCGCGAAGGCATCCGGGTCAACTGCGTCAATCCGGGCACGGCTGACACGCCCTGGATCAACCGGCTGCTGAGCCAGGCGGATGACCCGGCAGCGGAACGCGCGGCGCTGGAGGCCCGCCAGCCGCACGGCCGCCTGGTGGCGCCGGAGGAGGTTGCAGCGGCGATTGCGTACTTGGCCAGTCCGCTGGCCGGTTCGACGACGGGCACTGAACTGGCGGTCGACGGCGGCATGCAGGCGGTGCGCCTGCGTCCCGTCGAGTAG
- a CDS encoding transporter substrate-binding domain-containing protein has product MFKATPKLLLVPAIALALTLGGCSSGGASAGAASATGAVADSHLTQILKTKTIKIAVSADSPGYGVMTSSGEHEGFDIDVANALGASLGAKVEFVTATNESRIPLLQTDKADAVIATFTASDARAQVVDMSEPYAASSTVFMVPAGSPIASYADLDGKSVATSRGSVGEQILKATFPNAKIAGFNTTADSIQALKSGKVDALIENNAIIGGLVKSDPSAFQVLKGDPIKPALFSIGVKQGDQTWVNYINNFIRNYTISGQNEASLQKWFGLELPPFLAH; this is encoded by the coding sequence ATGTTCAAAGCAACACCGAAGTTGCTTCTTGTCCCGGCTATCGCGTTGGCCCTCACGCTGGGAGGCTGCTCATCCGGCGGCGCCTCAGCCGGCGCTGCGAGCGCAACAGGAGCCGTGGCGGACAGCCACCTCACACAGATCCTCAAGACGAAAACGATCAAGATCGCCGTCAGTGCCGACTCTCCGGGATACGGCGTGATGACGTCATCAGGTGAGCACGAGGGCTTCGACATTGATGTCGCGAACGCGCTCGGCGCCTCGCTGGGCGCCAAGGTTGAGTTCGTCACGGCCACGAACGAAAGCCGCATCCCGCTGCTGCAGACCGACAAGGCGGACGCTGTCATTGCCACCTTCACGGCATCGGATGCGCGTGCCCAGGTGGTGGACATGTCCGAGCCGTACGCCGCCAGTTCCACCGTCTTTATGGTGCCCGCGGGAAGCCCGATCGCCAGCTACGCGGATCTGGACGGGAAATCCGTGGCCACGTCGCGCGGAAGTGTGGGCGAGCAAATCCTCAAGGCCACCTTCCCGAACGCCAAGATCGCCGGCTTCAACACCACGGCCGATTCCATCCAGGCCCTCAAGAGCGGCAAAGTGGACGCGCTGATTGAAAACAACGCCATCATCGGCGGGCTCGTGAAGAGTGATCCGTCCGCATTCCAGGTGCTCAAGGGCGACCCGATCAAGCCGGCGCTGTTCTCCATCGGCGTCAAGCAGGGCGACCAGACGTGGGTTAACTACATCAACAACTTCATCCGGAACTACACCATCTCCGGACAGAACGAGGCCTCCCTGCAGAAGTGGTTCGGGCTGGAACTTCCGCCCTTCCTCGCCCACTAA
- a CDS encoding amino acid ABC transporter permease, producing the protein MALYFGDLLPFSSLLLEGLWTALYITLVAMVAGSALGVFLYLGKVGPGKAVSIFCTCYIEAIRNTPLLVQLYLIYFALPALGINLEPIWAAVIGLTLNNAAYTAEIYRAGFESVPHGLREAGKALGMKNAQIVRYIVLLPATRNVFPALTNQLILLFLASSIGSIISLPELTNAIMSVSNTTYRTIEVLAVGGLLYLGVSALLSLASKRAETTLFRWAVGARV; encoded by the coding sequence ATGGCTTTATATTTCGGAGACCTTCTCCCGTTCAGCTCGCTATTGCTTGAGGGGCTCTGGACAGCTCTGTACATCACGCTCGTGGCCATGGTGGCGGGAAGCGCACTCGGCGTCTTCCTGTACCTGGGGAAGGTCGGGCCCGGAAAAGCAGTCAGCATCTTCTGCACGTGCTACATCGAGGCCATCCGCAACACGCCTCTGCTGGTGCAGCTGTACCTGATCTACTTTGCCCTTCCCGCGCTGGGCATCAACCTCGAACCCATCTGGGCCGCCGTTATTGGCCTGACCCTCAACAACGCGGCATACACGGCGGAAATTTACCGGGCCGGCTTCGAGTCGGTGCCACACGGCCTGCGTGAGGCCGGCAAGGCGCTGGGCATGAAGAACGCCCAGATCGTACGCTACATCGTCCTGCTGCCGGCCACCCGGAACGTTTTCCCCGCACTGACCAACCAGCTGATTCTGCTGTTCCTGGCTTCGTCGATTGGATCCATCATCTCGCTTCCTGAACTGACCAACGCGATCATGAGCGTCAGCAACACCACGTACCGGACCATCGAGGTGCTCGCAGTGGGCGGGCTGCTCTACCTTGGCGTATCCGCCCTGCTGTCGCTGGCCTCGAAACGGGCCGAAACGACGCTGTTCCGGTGGGCGGTGGGCGCACGTGTTTAG
- a CDS encoding amino acid ABC transporter permease, producing the protein MFRAFDWQDLIPLAKGAWLTIQLCAMSGILGIIFGLILGIARTSPSRIARWISTIYISCVRGIPILVIIFFIFFGIPLLFPGLELDKFASAVIALTCFAAAYVAEIVRGSIEAVPRGQSEAAEALGLNYWAKLRYVVMPQARKIMVPPGVGFIIGLVKDSSLVTVTGLVELTHAGNIVTNLTGDPIMTFLTVAAMYFVICYSISLLGRLYEKRTGIQVDPLKLPEPASV; encoded by the coding sequence GTGTTTAGGGCCTTTGACTGGCAGGACCTCATTCCGCTGGCCAAGGGGGCATGGCTGACCATTCAGCTCTGCGCCATGTCCGGCATTCTCGGCATCATCTTCGGGCTGATCCTCGGCATTGCCAGAACGTCCCCCAGCAGGATCGCCCGGTGGATCAGCACCATCTACATCAGCTGCGTGCGCGGCATCCCGATTCTGGTCATCATCTTCTTCATCTTCTTCGGGATCCCGCTGCTGTTTCCCGGCCTGGAACTGGACAAGTTCGCCTCGGCCGTCATTGCGCTGACCTGCTTCGCCGCCGCCTATGTGGCAGAAATTGTGCGGGGCAGCATCGAAGCCGTGCCCCGGGGACAAAGTGAGGCTGCAGAAGCCCTCGGGCTCAACTACTGGGCGAAGCTCCGGTATGTGGTCATGCCGCAGGCCAGGAAGATCATGGTGCCGCCCGGCGTCGGCTTCATCATTGGCCTGGTGAAGGATTCCTCCCTGGTAACGGTGACCGGGCTGGTGGAGCTGACGCACGCGGGCAACATTGTCACCAACCTCACCGGCGACCCCATCATGACGTTCCTAACCGTCGCCGCCATGTACTTCGTCATTTGCTACAGCATCTCCCTGCTGGGGCGCCTGTACGAGAAACGGACCGGCATCCAGGTGGACCCCCTCAAACTTCCCGAGCCCGCGAGCGTATAG
- a CDS encoding amino acid ABC transporter ATP-binding protein, whose amino-acid sequence MTVIFVENLNKKFGPNHVLKGVDCHIREREVVCVIGPSGSGKSTFLRCMNGLESITSGSIVINKHRLDDSKTNINLVRQEAGMVFQHFNLFPHLKVIDNVMLAPLKVAKVNRDEARAKAEMLLAKVGLAEKMEAFPGSLSGGQMQRVAIARALAMDPKIMLFDEPTSALDPEIVGEVLTVMKDLANEGMTMVVVTHEMGFAREVADRVLFMDQGLIVEEGSPDEIFSSPRNARTQGFLSKVL is encoded by the coding sequence ATGACTGTGATTTTTGTTGAGAATTTGAATAAGAAGTTCGGCCCCAACCATGTCCTCAAAGGCGTTGACTGCCACATCCGTGAGCGTGAGGTGGTGTGCGTCATCGGCCCCTCGGGTTCAGGCAAGAGCACGTTCCTGAGGTGCATGAACGGCCTGGAATCGATCACGTCCGGCAGCATCGTGATCAACAAGCACCGGTTGGACGATTCGAAAACGAACATCAACCTGGTCCGGCAGGAAGCGGGAATGGTCTTCCAGCATTTCAACCTGTTCCCGCACCTGAAGGTCATCGACAACGTCATGCTGGCCCCGCTCAAGGTGGCCAAGGTCAACAGGGACGAAGCCCGCGCCAAAGCCGAAATGCTGCTGGCAAAGGTAGGACTGGCCGAAAAGATGGAGGCCTTTCCCGGGAGCCTGTCCGGCGGTCAGATGCAGCGTGTGGCCATAGCCCGTGCGCTGGCCATGGATCCAAAAATCATGCTCTTTGACGAGCCCACCTCGGCCCTGGACCCGGAAATTGTCGGCGAGGTGCTGACCGTCATGAAGGACCTGGCCAATGAGGGCATGACCATGGTGGTGGTCACCCACGAAATGGGCTTCGCCCGGGAAGTCGCTGACCGCGTGCTTTTTATGGACCAAGGACTGATCGTCGAGGAAGGCTCCCCCGATGAGATCTTCTCCTCGCCGCGGAACGCCAGGACCCAGGGGTTCCTCAGCAAGGTTCTGTAA
- a CDS encoding MFS transporter, with translation MSINDRVKAAPAATTNTVTRADLLRAAWASSLGSALEYYDFALYSLASALIFGPLFFPGTNPSTGLILSFGTYFLGFAVRPLGGIIFGRLGDRLGRKFVLLATVTLMGGASTLIGFLPTYNGSAGDWYGGGVGILAPILLITLRLLQGLGAGAEMAGASILMTEYAPRKERGFYASLPFLGVQVGTVTAALVYFVLLNANQAVKITDTWLWRIPFLASVVILFVAIFIRLKLKESPTFSKLEAHQMIVDRPLATLIKTSRKTLLRGIGLRLAENGSSSIYQALAIGYVTSAAVGVTGPIGALSLVFAASLGAIVVPIAGKLSDRFGRVKTYRGFAIFQLVAAFPVWYVLSLGDTVLTIVVLSLGLGIGTWGMFGAQSAFMSELFGARQRYLGVSVAREISAVISGGVAPLIGAWIISLVVAANGGTGVAEAGLGAWLPIAGYLALLTAITIVATFFTPETIGRDLDDPRDAIDDPATVETHRTAAYSGTQA, from the coding sequence ATGTCAATTAACGATCGCGTTAAGGCCGCGCCGGCCGCCACCACGAACACGGTGACCCGCGCAGATCTGCTCCGCGCAGCGTGGGCCAGTTCTTTGGGCAGCGCATTGGAGTACTACGACTTCGCCCTCTACAGCCTGGCTTCTGCGCTGATTTTCGGCCCGCTCTTCTTCCCCGGGACCAACCCCTCCACAGGGCTGATCCTCAGCTTCGGTACCTATTTCCTCGGGTTCGCCGTGCGCCCGCTGGGCGGGATCATCTTCGGACGGCTCGGCGACCGGCTCGGACGCAAGTTTGTGCTGCTCGCCACGGTCACCCTGATGGGCGGGGCAAGCACGCTCATCGGCTTCCTGCCGACCTACAACGGTTCGGCAGGCGACTGGTACGGCGGGGGAGTGGGCATTCTCGCGCCCATCCTGCTCATTACCCTGCGGCTTCTCCAGGGCCTCGGTGCCGGCGCAGAAATGGCCGGCGCGTCGATCCTGATGACCGAATACGCTCCCCGGAAGGAGCGCGGCTTCTACGCCTCGCTGCCGTTCCTGGGAGTGCAGGTCGGCACGGTTACGGCAGCCCTCGTGTACTTCGTCCTGCTCAATGCCAACCAGGCCGTCAAGATCACCGACACGTGGCTGTGGCGCATCCCCTTCCTGGCAAGCGTCGTCATCCTGTTTGTTGCCATCTTCATCCGGCTCAAGCTCAAGGAATCCCCGACATTCTCCAAGCTCGAAGCGCATCAGATGATCGTGGACAGGCCGCTGGCCACGCTGATCAAGACCTCACGCAAGACGCTCCTTCGTGGGATCGGACTGCGGCTTGCCGAGAACGGATCCTCATCGATTTACCAGGCCTTGGCCATCGGCTACGTCACCAGCGCGGCAGTGGGAGTGACCGGCCCGATCGGCGCCCTGTCCCTGGTGTTCGCCGCCAGCCTGGGCGCCATCGTCGTCCCGATCGCCGGCAAGCTCTCCGACCGCTTCGGGCGGGTCAAGACCTACCGCGGCTTCGCCATCTTCCAACTCGTCGCCGCCTTCCCCGTCTGGTACGTCCTCAGCCTGGGAGACACCGTCCTGACCATCGTGGTCCTTTCGCTCGGCCTCGGAATTGGCACGTGGGGAATGTTCGGTGCCCAGAGCGCATTCATGTCCGAACTGTTCGGCGCACGCCAGCGGTACCTGGGCGTCTCGGTCGCCCGCGAGATCTCCGCGGTCATCTCCGGCGGCGTTGCACCCCTGATCGGCGCATGGATCATCTCCCTGGTCGTGGCTGCGAACGGCGGAACAGGCGTCGCCGAAGCCGGCCTCGGCGCTTGGCTGCCGATCGCCGGGTACCTCGCCCTGCTGACCGCCATCACCATCGTGGCGACCTTCTTCACGCCGGAGACGATCGGCCGCGACCTTGATGACCCGAGAGATGCCATCGACGACCCCGCAACCGTGGAAACACACCGGACCGCCGCGTACAGCGGCACCCAGGCCTAG